From a region of the Paenibacillus segetis genome:
- the smc gene encoding chromosome segregation protein SMC → MFLKRIELSGFKSFADKTEMEFVRGITAVVGPNGSGKSNISDGIRWVLGEQSAKSLRGGKMEDIIFAGSDARKAVNYGEVSLTLDNTDLVLPLDFTEVTVTRRVHRSGDSEYLINKQSCRLKDITELFMDTGIGKEAYSIIGQGRIEEILSTRSEDRRGIFEEASGIVKYKSRKRDARRKLDETEQNLLRIHDLVSEMEDQIGPLKEQSEKALRYRELREQLKNKEISLYVHQIEQIHESWSQANDKLAKLQEEQLSFSTVVSAHDAKLENDRLALRQVEDQIELLQGQLLEYSESFEKSEGQGEVLKERAKNLTQNRDQLRQSLSVSEERYSQRDGELNVLAEKFAEAERQLKELQTELSAEEAKLLGVTGGISQAQEEGLKGQLLDVMNQMAQARNEIHYNEQQKEGVLRRMARSEEEGTKWRDELERLKGKKTELEQVLEALSKEIASLRGKYISESERYQSLQKLVEESQSGIRKWEQKREGLVSRRDTMKEMEDDFDGFILGVKEVLKASRKSVLSGVHGAVAELIRVPEKLELAVETALGAAMQHIVMENETVSRQAIAFLKQRQLGRATFLPLDVIRPRQISASDKRLMEDAEGFVGIGADLVNYDSRYADIVGSLLGNVVFASDLEQANKMAARCQYRFRIVTLEGDVVNAGGSMTGGSQHRKNSNLLGRKRQLDQLASDIRESDDMLDKLRKSLIDLREQMVRSEQELENLRTAGDLKRTEEQTQAGELKQVEHEWRHVSEQFELYGQEKGHYLKELEDLEKAKVAAAAKQVELEKEEQSIHQSIQAAEFARKANESAKEELQDLLTGLKVREGKLDQECHSLREQLRRSEEDCGIQQSELEQNRKILQSIEADLKQNEIESVKQREDLNDFKIKKERTSEKLEMERASRIVLVKKLEEGESETKEQRVGLKAVEDQLRQIEIQANRLDVELDNILRKLSEEYELSFELAKQRYTVPDDVPQAQADVKELKRSITALGDVNLGAIEEYQRVSERYQFLSEQKDDLVEAKTTLYQVIREMDEEMSKRFKVTFDAIRKEFGIVFSKLFGGGSADLILIDPENLLETGIDIVAQPPGKKQQNLQLLSGGERALTAMALLFAILQVKPVPFCVLDEVEAALDEANVIRFAQYLREFSEQTQFIVVTHRKGTMEEADVLYGVTMEEGGVSKLVSVKLEDEETVEIA, encoded by the coding sequence ATGTTTTTGAAACGGATTGAGCTATCAGGTTTTAAATCTTTTGCTGACAAGACGGAAATGGAATTCGTACGCGGTATTACTGCCGTTGTTGGCCCAAATGGTAGTGGTAAAAGTAACATTTCCGACGGTATCCGTTGGGTACTAGGTGAACAGAGTGCAAAATCGCTGCGCGGCGGTAAAATGGAAGATATCATTTTTGCGGGTAGTGATGCACGTAAAGCAGTTAACTACGGGGAGGTTTCTCTTACTCTCGATAATACCGATCTAGTGTTGCCACTGGATTTTACAGAAGTAACCGTGACCCGGCGTGTTCACCGTAGTGGGGACAGTGAATATCTGATCAATAAGCAATCATGTCGGCTTAAGGATATTACAGAGCTCTTTATGGATACGGGGATTGGTAAGGAAGCCTATTCAATTATTGGACAAGGCCGAATTGAGGAGATTCTCAGTACGCGGTCCGAGGATCGTCGGGGGATCTTTGAGGAAGCTTCGGGTATTGTCAAATATAAGAGTCGGAAGCGAGATGCTCGCCGTAAACTTGACGAAACAGAACAAAATTTGCTGCGTATTCATGATTTAGTCAGTGAGATGGAAGATCAAATCGGTCCATTAAAGGAACAATCAGAGAAAGCACTGCGATACAGGGAATTACGCGAGCAGTTGAAAAATAAAGAGATTTCGTTATATGTGCATCAGATCGAGCAAATTCATGAGTCTTGGAGTCAAGCGAATGATAAGTTAGCTAAGCTACAGGAAGAGCAATTATCATTTTCAACGGTGGTGTCTGCGCATGATGCCAAATTGGAGAATGACCGTTTAGCCTTACGCCAAGTTGAAGATCAAATAGAGCTTTTACAGGGGCAATTGCTAGAGTATAGTGAAAGCTTTGAGAAAAGTGAAGGACAAGGCGAGGTACTAAAGGAACGTGCTAAGAACTTAACTCAGAACCGTGATCAATTACGGCAATCTCTATCCGTGAGTGAAGAGCGTTATTCCCAACGTGATGGCGAACTGAATGTGCTGGCAGAGAAATTTGCTGAAGCAGAAAGACAGTTGAAAGAGCTGCAAACGGAGCTGTCAGCGGAGGAAGCTAAACTTCTAGGCGTAACAGGCGGTATTAGCCAAGCGCAAGAGGAAGGACTCAAAGGCCAGCTGCTAGATGTGATGAATCAGATGGCACAAGCACGTAATGAAATTCATTACAACGAACAGCAAAAAGAAGGCGTTCTACGCCGGATGGCGCGTTCAGAAGAAGAAGGCACCAAATGGCGAGATGAACTGGAGCGACTGAAAGGGAAGAAAACTGAGCTAGAGCAAGTTCTCGAGGCACTTAGTAAAGAAATTGCCAGCCTTCGTGGTAAGTATATATCTGAAAGCGAACGTTACCAATCGCTGCAAAAGCTTGTAGAAGAGAGTCAGAGTGGCATCCGTAAGTGGGAGCAGAAGCGAGAAGGCCTTGTATCGCGTCGAGATACGATGAAGGAAATGGAAGATGATTTCGATGGCTTTATTCTAGGTGTCAAAGAAGTTCTGAAAGCCTCGCGCAAATCGGTTCTCAGTGGTGTTCATGGTGCGGTAGCTGAGCTGATTCGTGTCCCAGAGAAATTGGAATTAGCAGTTGAGACGGCGCTTGGTGCAGCGATGCAGCATATCGTCATGGAGAACGAAACGGTGTCGCGGCAAGCGATTGCTTTTCTGAAGCAACGTCAGCTTGGACGGGCTACCTTCTTACCTCTTGATGTTATTCGTCCTCGTCAAATTTCTGCTTCTGATAAGAGATTAATGGAGGACGCAGAGGGTTTTGTAGGTATAGGTGCGGACCTTGTGAATTACGATTCTCGTTATGCTGATATCGTAGGCAGTTTACTCGGCAACGTAGTATTTGCTAGCGATCTGGAACAAGCAAATAAAATGGCCGCGCGTTGTCAATATCGATTCCGGATTGTAACGCTAGAGGGCGATGTAGTCAACGCGGGCGGTTCGATGACCGGAGGAAGTCAGCATCGGAAGAATAGCAATTTGCTAGGTCGTAAGCGTCAATTAGATCAGCTTGCCTCTGATATTCGTGAGAGTGACGACATGTTAGACAAGCTACGCAAAAGTTTGATTGATCTGCGTGAGCAAATGGTTCGCTCTGAGCAAGAACTGGAAAATCTTCGAACTGCTGGTGATCTTAAGCGGACAGAGGAACAGACTCAAGCGGGTGAGCTGAAGCAAGTTGAACATGAATGGAGACATGTCTCGGAGCAATTTGAGCTTTACGGCCAAGAGAAGGGGCATTATCTTAAAGAACTAGAAGATCTCGAAAAGGCAAAAGTTGCAGCAGCTGCTAAGCAGGTTGAACTTGAAAAAGAAGAGCAAAGTATCCATCAATCGATTCAGGCAGCAGAGTTTGCTCGTAAGGCAAATGAATCGGCCAAAGAAGAGCTTCAGGACCTCTTAACCGGGCTTAAGGTACGTGAGGGTAAGCTTGACCAAGAGTGTCACTCACTTCGTGAGCAACTCCGTCGCTCGGAAGAAGACTGTGGAATTCAACAAAGTGAGCTGGAACAGAATCGAAAGATTTTGCAGTCCATTGAAGCTGATTTGAAGCAGAATGAAATTGAGAGCGTCAAACAACGTGAAGATCTGAACGATTTCAAGATTAAGAAAGAACGCACTAGTGAAAAGCTGGAGATGGAACGTGCCTCACGGATTGTCTTAGTTAAAAAGCTTGAAGAAGGCGAAAGCGAAACGAAAGAGCAACGTGTTGGATTAAAAGCTGTGGAAGATCAGCTTCGGCAAATTGAAATCCAAGCCAATCGTCTCGATGTGGAGCTGGATAACATTCTGCGGAAGCTTAGTGAGGAATACGAACTGAGCTTTGAACTAGCGAAGCAACGGTACACAGTACCGGATGATGTCCCACAAGCCCAAGCTGACGTGAAGGAATTGAAGCGTAGCATAACAGCACTTGGCGATGTCAATTTGGGTGCTATTGAGGAATACCAACGTGTATCTGAACGTTACCAATTCCTCAGTGAGCAAAAAGACGATCTGGTAGAAGCGAAGACGACGCTCTATCAAGTAATTCGAGAAATGGACGAAGAAATGTCTAAACGCTTCAAGGTGACCTTTGATGCGATCCGTAAAGAGTTCGGCATTGTATTCTCGAAACTATTTGGCGGAGGAAGCGCAGATCTCATCTTAATCGACCCAGAGAACTTACTGGAGACAGGTATCGACATCGTAGCCCAACCTCCAGGTAAGAAGCAGCAGAACTTGCAGCTTCTCTCCGGTGGTGAGCGTGCACTAACCGCAATGGCGTTACTGTTCGCTATCCTGCAAGTCAAGCCTGTTCCATTCTGTGTTCTCGACGAAGTCGAAGCCGCTCTAGATGAAGCGAACGTTATCCGTTTCGCTCAGTATCTTCGCGAATTCTCAGAGCAAACGCAGTTTATCGTCGTTACCCATCGTAAAGGAACAATGGAAGAGGCCGACGTCCTCTACGGAGTCACGATGGAAGAGGGTGGCGTCTCCAAACTCGTCTCCGTCAAATTGGAAGACGAAGAAACGGTAGAAATTGCCTGA
- the ftsY gene encoding signal recognition particle-docking protein FtsY, with translation MSFFKKLKESIASKTESVTKQFKDGLEKSRKGFVEKVTDLITRHKKIDEEFFEELEEILIGADVGVNTVINLIEDLRVEVKRRRIEDAAELQPILSEKLTELLRSDEDNDLKLNPDGITVILFVGVNGVGKTTTIGKLAHHYKQQGKKVIMAAGDTFRAGAIEQLEVWGTRVGVDVIKQQAGSDPAAVMYDAVQAAKQRGADILLCDTAGRLQNKSNLMEELNKIYRVIQREIPGAPHEVLMVLDATTGQNALSQAKMFGEKSGVTGLVLTKLDGTAKGGIVIAIRQELSLPVKFVGLGEKMDDLQPFDSEQFVHGLFAGLIREEEAVEE, from the coding sequence ATGAGTTTCTTTAAGAAACTGAAAGAAAGTATCGCCTCAAAAACCGAGTCGGTAACAAAACAATTTAAAGATGGATTGGAAAAAAGCCGTAAAGGATTTGTAGAGAAGGTTACAGACCTGATTACTCGTCATAAGAAAATAGACGAGGAGTTTTTCGAAGAATTAGAAGAAATTTTGATTGGTGCCGATGTTGGGGTAAACACCGTAATTAATCTTATCGAAGACTTGCGCGTAGAAGTGAAACGTCGTCGGATTGAGGATGCTGCGGAACTGCAGCCGATTCTATCTGAGAAATTGACGGAACTACTGCGTAGTGATGAAGATAATGACTTGAAACTGAATCCGGACGGAATCACCGTTATTTTATTCGTCGGTGTGAACGGGGTTGGTAAAACAACAACGATCGGTAAATTAGCTCATCATTATAAGCAGCAAGGTAAGAAAGTTATTATGGCTGCAGGGGATACCTTCCGTGCTGGAGCGATTGAACAGCTTGAAGTGTGGGGAACACGTGTCGGCGTTGATGTTATTAAGCAGCAAGCGGGGTCGGACCCAGCTGCCGTGATGTATGATGCTGTTCAGGCGGCGAAGCAACGGGGTGCAGATATATTGCTGTGTGATACCGCTGGTCGATTGCAGAACAAGTCAAATCTAATGGAAGAGTTGAACAAGATCTATCGGGTTATTCAGCGAGAGATTCCAGGAGCTCCTCATGAAGTGTTGATGGTACTTGATGCAACGACAGGTCAAAATGCGCTTAGTCAGGCTAAAATGTTTGGCGAAAAGAGTGGCGTAACAGGTCTTGTGCTTACCAAACTTGATGGAACAGCAAAGGGTGGTATCGTTATTGCGATTCGTCAAGAGCTGAGCCTTCCGGTTAAATTTGTGGGTTTAGGTGAAAAAATGGATGATTTACAACCTTTCGATTCAGAGCAATTCGTACATGGACTTTTTGCTGGTCTGATTCGGGAAGAAGAGGCAGTGGAGGAGTAA
- the trhA gene encoding PAQR family membrane homeostasis protein TrhA gives MASTHTYPRREEVANAITHGIGALLSLAGLVLLIVFSSLKGTAWHVVTFTIYGVSMLLLYASSTLVHSFKEGKVKDLFEFFDHSSIYIFIAGTYTPFMLVAIRGTLGWSLFGTVWGIALFGVLFKAFFVKKFLFMSTIFYLIMGWLIVIAWGPLTAAVPSTGIVLLVTGGILYSLGTIFYVWRAFPYHHAVWHLFVLAGSITHFFAILLYLLPN, from the coding sequence ATGGCAAGTACACATACTTATCCGCGTAGAGAGGAAGTTGCTAACGCAATTACTCACGGAATTGGCGCGTTGCTTAGTTTAGCAGGTCTTGTGCTGCTGATAGTTTTCTCCAGTCTCAAGGGAACAGCATGGCATGTTGTGACTTTTACTATTTATGGAGTTAGCATGCTGCTATTGTATGCAAGTTCAACATTGGTCCATAGCTTTAAGGAAGGTAAAGTGAAGGATTTGTTTGAGTTCTTCGATCATTCTTCCATTTACATCTTTATAGCAGGGACGTATACACCATTTATGCTTGTGGCAATCCGCGGAACACTGGGTTGGAGTCTCTTTGGTACGGTATGGGGGATTGCTTTGTTCGGGGTATTGTTCAAGGCTTTTTTCGTTAAAAAGTTCTTGTTCATGTCGACGATTTTCTACCTGATTATGGGATGGTTGATCGTGATCGCATGGGGACCCTTAACGGCAGCGGTGCCTTCTACGGGAATTGTATTGCTCGTAACGGGAGGTATTCTTTATTCCCTAGGTACCATATTTTATGTTTGGCGGGCTTTCCCATATCATCATGCGGTGTGGCATCTGTTCGTTCTGGCGGGGAGTATTACTCACTTTTTTGCGATCCTACTGTACCTGCTTCCGAACTAG
- a CDS encoding putative DNA-binding protein produces the protein MSQENKLEKTNRVNLLFDFYETLLTEKQQTFLKYYFHDDFSLGEIAGEFEISRQAVYEHIKRAEEMLEAYEMKLGLLQKHEERCALLAKLQEVLMESDISSLHKETAKDLLQQVEQL, from the coding sequence ATGAGTCAAGAGAATAAGCTTGAGAAGACTAATCGGGTCAACCTATTGTTTGATTTCTATGAGACGTTGTTGACTGAGAAGCAGCAAACGTTCCTTAAATATTATTTTCATGATGATTTCTCGCTTGGCGAGATTGCAGGGGAGTTTGAAATTAGCCGGCAGGCCGTGTATGAGCATATCAAACGTGCGGAAGAAATGCTTGAAGCTTACGAAATGAAGCTGGGGCTGCTTCAGAAACACGAAGAACGATGTGCGTTACTTGCTAAGCTTCAGGAAGTGCTAATGGAAAGCGATATTTCCTCGCTACATAAAGAAACAGCAAAGGACCTGCTCCAACAGGTGGAGCAATTATAA
- the ffh gene encoding signal recognition particle protein gives MAFEGLTSRLQGVFSKLRGKGKVSEEDVNAAMREVRLALLEADVNFKVVKDFIAKVKEKSVGSEVMDSFTPGMVIIDIVNKELTELMGGSQAKLARNNRPPTVVLMAGLQGAGKTTTSAKLAKLLLKGNHRPLLVAGDIYRPAAIKQLQVLGEQINVPVFTLPEGNSPVEIARQALQHAKDHGNDYLLIDTAGRLHVDEELMEELRQIHEVTKPDEVLLVVDAMTGQDAVNVAESFNQQLELTGVILTKLDGDTRGGAALSVKAVTGCPIKFAALGEKIDALEPFHPERMASRILGMGDMLSLIEKAQAGIDADKAKEMERKMRNAEFTFDDFLEQMDQVKKLGPIDQIMDMIPGMGKMKQMKDVKVDEKQMGRVEAIVHSMTKHEKQNPDLINHNRRKRIAAGSGTTLADVNRLIKQFDEMRRMMKQFSDMMGPKGKGSKMMKKMQGKAGKGMKFPFR, from the coding sequence ATGGCATTTGAAGGACTGACTAGTCGATTGCAAGGTGTATTCAGCAAATTGCGTGGCAAAGGTAAAGTATCGGAAGAAGATGTGAATGCAGCGATGCGGGAAGTACGCCTCGCGTTACTCGAAGCGGATGTCAACTTTAAAGTAGTCAAGGATTTTATCGCCAAAGTGAAGGAGAAATCCGTTGGCAGCGAGGTGATGGATAGCTTCACACCAGGCATGGTCATCATCGATATCGTGAATAAAGAGTTGACTGAGCTGATGGGTGGTAGCCAAGCCAAGTTGGCCAGAAACAACCGTCCACCAACCGTAGTGCTTATGGCGGGGCTTCAAGGGGCAGGTAAGACAACTACTTCGGCTAAACTTGCTAAGTTGCTCCTCAAAGGGAATCACCGTCCGTTGCTTGTGGCAGGCGATATTTATCGTCCTGCGGCAATCAAACAATTACAGGTGTTAGGTGAGCAGATTAACGTACCCGTGTTCACTTTACCAGAGGGCAACAGTCCGGTAGAGATTGCACGACAAGCGCTCCAGCATGCCAAGGATCACGGCAATGATTACTTGCTGATTGATACGGCGGGCCGATTGCATGTTGATGAGGAATTGATGGAGGAACTTCGTCAAATTCATGAAGTAACGAAGCCCGATGAGGTTTTGCTCGTAGTGGATGCTATGACGGGTCAAGATGCCGTTAATGTAGCGGAGAGCTTCAACCAACAACTAGAATTGACAGGTGTCATCCTGACAAAGCTTGACGGAGATACACGTGGTGGTGCGGCGCTGTCAGTCAAAGCGGTTACCGGCTGCCCAATCAAATTTGCGGCGCTTGGTGAGAAGATTGATGCCCTTGAACCATTCCATCCCGAGCGTATGGCTTCCCGAATTCTCGGAATGGGAGATATGCTCTCCTTGATTGAGAAGGCTCAAGCAGGTATTGATGCTGATAAAGCGAAGGAAATGGAACGGAAAATGCGTAATGCAGAATTTACGTTCGATGATTTCCTGGAGCAGATGGATCAAGTGAAGAAACTTGGCCCAATCGATCAGATCATGGATATGATTCCTGGTATGGGTAAGATGAAGCAAATGAAAGACGTTAAGGTTGATGAGAAGCAGATGGGCCGGGTAGAGGCGATCGTTCATTCAATGACGAAGCACGAGAAGCAGAACCCTGACCTGATCAATCACAACCGTCGTAAGCGGATTGCTGCAGGAAGCGGTACAACGCTTGCGGATGTAAATCGTCTAATCAAACAGT